In a single window of the Cryptococcus tetragattii IND107 chromosome 1, whole genome shotgun sequence genome:
- a CDS encoding homocitrate synthase, mitochondrial translates to MCPPADEPINNGADQEMVAIETNTPHISSSSASQVNGAAGTAQAQPPAVKTHKGLYGRASDFLSNTSNWKIIESTLREGEQFANAFFTLETKIKIAKMLDEFGVEYIELTSPAASPESRAHCEAICNLGLKRTKILTHIRCHMDDARLAVETGVDGVDVVIGTSSFLREHSHGKDMTWITKTAIEVIEFVKSKGIEIRFSSEDSFRSELVDLLSIYRTVDKIGVNRVGVADTVGCADARQVYELVRTLRGVVSCDIETHFHNDTGCAIANAYAALEAGATHVDTSILGIGERNGITPLGGLIARMMVADPEYVKSKYNLSMLRELENFVAEAVEVQVPFNNYITGFCAFTHKAGIHAKAILANPSTYEILNPADFGMTRYVSIGHRLTGWNAVKSRVEQLNLKLNDEQVKDATAKIKELADVRTQSMEDVDMILRIYHTGIQSGDLKVGQSAVLDRLLEKHMPSRDNSPSARSVNADGTPAKRQRVGEPSA, encoded by the exons ATGTGCCCTCCCGCAGACGAGCCCATCAACAATGGCGCCGACCAGGAAATGGTCGCCATCGAAACCAACACCCCTCacatctcctcttcctccgccaGCCAAGTCAACGGCGCCGCTGGTACCGCCCAGGCTCAGCCCCCTGCTGTCAAGACCCACAAGGGCTTGTATGGCCGTGCTTCCGACTTCTTAAGCAACACTTCCAACTGGAAG ATCATTGAGTCCACATtgcgagaaggagagcagTTCGCCAATgctttcttcactctcgAGACCAAGATTAAGATCGCCAAGAT GCTTGATGAGTTTGGTGTCGAGTACATTGAGCTTACTTCCCCTGCCGCCTCTCCCGAATCCCGTGCCCACTGTGAGGCCATCTGCAACCTTGGTTTGAAGAGGACCAAGATTTTAACCCACATTCGATGCCACATGGACGATGCCCGATTGGCCGTTGAGACTGGTGTTGACGGTGTTGACGTTGTCATCggtacttcttctttcttgagGGAGCACTCTCACGGTAAGGACATGACTTGGATTACCAAGAC CGCTATCGAGGTTATTGAATTCGTCAAGTCCAAGGGTATTGAGATCCGATTCTCCTCTGAAGACTCTTTCCGATCCGAACTCGTCGATTTGCTCTCCATTTACCGAACCGTGGACAAGATTGGTGTCAACCGAGTTGGTGTTGCCGACACTGTTGGTTGCGCCGATGCTCGACAGGTCTACGAACTCGTGAGGACATTGCGAGGCGTTGTCAGCTGTGACATTGAAACTCACTTCCACAACGACACTGGTTGTG CTATCGCCAACGCCTACGCTGCCCTTGAGGCCGGTGCTACCCACGTCGACACCTCTATC CTCGGTATTGGCGAGCGAAATGGTATCACCCCTCTTGGTGGTCTCATTGCCCGAATGATGGTTGCCGACCCTGAGTACGTTAAGAGCAAGTACAACCTTTCTATGCTCCGAGAGCTCGAAAATTTCGTTGCCGAGGCCGTTGAGGTTCAGGTCCCTTT CAACAACTACATCACTGGTTTCTGTGCCTTCACCCACAAGGCTGGTATCCATGCCAAGGCCATCCTTGCTAACCCTTCCACCTACGAGATCCTCAACCCCGCCGACTTCGGTATGACTCGATACGTCTCTATCGGTCACCGATTGACCGGTTGGAACGCCGTTAAGAGCCGAGTCGAGCAACTCAATCTTAAGCTTAACGACGAACAG GTCAAGGATGCTACtgccaagatcaaggagctCGCCGACGTTCGAACACAATCTATGGAGGACGTCGACATGATCCTCCGTATTTACCACACCGGTATCCAGAGTGGTGACCTTAAGGTCGGCCAGTCCGCCGTCCTCGACCGATTGCTCGAGAAGCACATGCCCTCAAGAGATAACTCTCCCAGCGCCAGGTCCGTCAACGCTGACGGTACTCCCGCCAAGCGTCAGCGAGTCGGAGAGCCTTCTGCTTAG